The Pontibacter pudoricolor genome contains a region encoding:
- a CDS encoding fatty acid desaturase has protein sequence MPAIKRDARGILIAATIVSCWVGLLVYLLTSYTIDFASPLPYLFMLVQMHLYTGLFITAHDAMHGVTAPGRPKLNRTIGTVTAFLFAYNWYPRLLPRHHQHHKHVATDQDPDYHQGSFWPWYFSFLKQYITWWQLVLMAITFNVLKYFFPVENVIMFWMLPAVFATFQLFYFGTYLPHRGEHAADNLHKSGTQRKNHLWAFLSCYFFGYHYEHHDKPYLPWWQLYKAKP, from the coding sequence ATGCCAGCTATAAAAAGAGATGCCCGTGGGATTTTAATTGCAGCAACTATAGTTAGCTGCTGGGTTGGATTACTGGTTTATCTGCTGACCAGCTATACTATAGATTTTGCCTCGCCGCTGCCTTATCTTTTTATGCTGGTACAAATGCACTTATATACCGGCCTTTTTATAACCGCCCACGACGCCATGCACGGCGTAACTGCTCCCGGCCGGCCAAAGCTAAACCGAACTATAGGAACTGTAACCGCCTTCCTGTTTGCCTATAACTGGTACCCGCGTTTACTGCCACGTCATCACCAGCATCATAAACACGTTGCTACAGACCAGGATCCGGACTATCACCAGGGCTCCTTCTGGCCGTGGTACTTCAGTTTTCTGAAACAATACATTACCTGGTGGCAGCTGGTGCTGATGGCAATTACATTTAATGTGCTGAAGTATTTTTTCCCGGTTGAGAATGTGATAATGTTCTGGATGCTGCCGGCTGTTTTTGCTACGTTTCAGCTTTTTTACTTTGGTACGTACCTGCCACACCGTGGCGAGCATGCAGCCGATAATCTGCATAAGTCAGGAACGCAGCGTAAAAATCACCTATGGGCCTTTCTGAGCTGCTATTTTTTCGGGTATCACTACGAGCACCACGACAAGCCCTACCTGCCCTGGTGGCAATTATACAAAGCAAAACCTTAA
- a CDS encoding 4-hydroxy-3-methylbut-2-enyl diphosphate reductase, with product MQRLNVTIDSNSGFCFGVVYAIQMAEDILDEQGYLYCLGDIVHNDEEVQRLQHRGLRIIDHQQLGELRNEAVLIRAHGEPPETYQTALNNNLTLIDASCPVVLKLQNRIKSSYDKDDRIFIYGKHGHAEVLGLLGQTNNNAVVFENIDELLKHELPSKFTLYSQTTKSTDNFYSIKDQLETKGYEVDANDTICRQVSNRDKELRKFAAQFNKIVFVSGTKSSNGKVLYQVCKNTNPDSYFISKAEELQQDWFKAGDTVGICGATSTPMWLMEQVRDSLLKLEV from the coding sequence ATGCAGCGCCTTAACGTAACCATCGATTCTAACTCCGGATTTTGTTTTGGGGTAGTGTATGCCATCCAGATGGCTGAAGATATCCTGGACGAGCAAGGCTATTTGTATTGCCTGGGTGATATTGTACATAACGATGAAGAAGTGCAGCGCCTGCAGCACCGCGGCTTACGGATTATAGATCACCAGCAATTGGGAGAGTTGCGCAACGAAGCTGTTCTGATCAGGGCGCATGGCGAGCCACCAGAAACATATCAGACAGCGTTGAACAATAACCTGACACTGATCGATGCCAGTTGTCCGGTGGTGCTGAAACTCCAGAATCGCATTAAATCGTCGTACGACAAAGACGACCGCATTTTTATCTATGGCAAACACGGGCATGCCGAAGTGCTGGGCCTTTTAGGGCAGACAAACAACAATGCTGTCGTTTTCGAGAATATAGATGAATTGCTAAAACATGAGTTGCCCTCTAAATTTACCCTCTACAGCCAGACCACTAAAAGCACCGACAATTTCTATAGTATCAAGGATCAGCTCGAAACGAAAGGTTATGAAGTAGATGCGAATGATACTATCTGCCGGCAGGTTTCTAACCGCGATAAAGAACTGCGTAAGTTTGCGGCACAGTTTAACAAGATCGTTTTCGTATCAGGTACCAAGTCCTCTAATGGAAAGGTGCTGTACCAGGTGTGCAAAAATACCAATCCGGATTCGTACTTTATTTCAAAAGCAGAAGAACTGCAGCAGGATTGGTTTAAAGCCGGCGATACGGTTGGTATATGCGGGGCAACCTCTACGCCTATGTGGCTGATGGAGCAGGTTAGAGACAGTTTGCTTAAACTTGAAGTATAA
- a CDS encoding lycopene cyclase domain-containing protein, whose amino-acid sequence MYIYLYLNIFTILFPLLLSFDKKVAFYRNWPALLPAILINAVLFIVWDAQFTKNGIWGFNEEYLTGIYLFNLPLEEVLFFITVPYACVFIYDVLNAYITKDLLQPYAKTIALGLIILLPTIAVFNMAKWYTSITFMLLAILHLVHLRYFGTRYLGRFYLAYLVHLLPFLIVNGVLTYLPVVWYNDNYNLGIRLVSIPIEDTMYSMLMLLLTISVYEGLREKFSLKQYQPSAV is encoded by the coding sequence GTGTACATCTATCTATACCTGAACATTTTTACCATCCTGTTTCCGCTGCTTTTGTCTTTTGACAAAAAGGTGGCATTTTACAGGAACTGGCCGGCTTTACTGCCTGCTATCCTGATTAATGCGGTGTTGTTTATAGTTTGGGACGCACAGTTTACAAAAAACGGCATCTGGGGATTTAATGAAGAATACCTGACTGGTATTTACCTGTTCAACCTGCCTCTCGAGGAGGTTCTTTTCTTTATAACCGTGCCGTATGCCTGCGTTTTTATATATGACGTACTCAATGCTTATATCACCAAAGATCTGCTGCAGCCTTATGCCAAAACTATAGCGTTAGGATTGATAATTCTGTTGCCAACTATAGCTGTGTTCAATATGGCAAAGTGGTACACATCTATCACGTTTATGCTGCTGGCAATTTTGCACCTGGTACATTTACGTTATTTCGGTACCAGGTATCTCGGGCGTTTTTACCTGGCTTACCTGGTGCACCTGCTACCGTTCCTGATTGTAAACGGCGTGCTCACTTATCTGCCTGTAGTGTGGTATAACGATAACTATAACCTGGGTATACGACTTGTTTCTATCCCTATTGAAGATACAATGTATTCTATGCTGATGCTGCTGTTAACTATCTCTGTGTATGAGGGTTTGCGTGAGAAATTCAGTTTAAAACAATATCAGCCATCAGCTGTATAA
- a CDS encoding phytoene/squalene synthase family protein codes for MDLFKQTCLKCSKVFTEAYSTSFTLGIKTLHQKFHFPIYAIYGFVRCADEIVDTFHEHNKKELLQEFKEQTYKSIATGISLNPVLHAFQCVVNEYKIDLEYIEAFLRSMEMDLEEQQYDHQLYDNYIYGSAEVVGLMCLKVFCEGDDKMFERLKGPACSLGSAFQKVNFLRDMQSDYLDRGRVYFPKVEFKQFDNISKAEIEADICKDFENAYKGIMELPRTARLGVYLAYKYYLKLFCKIQNLPATHILTERVRVPDNTKLALLVSSYLRYQLNAI; via the coding sequence ATGGATTTATTTAAACAGACCTGCCTGAAATGCAGCAAAGTTTTTACCGAAGCGTACAGCACATCGTTTACGCTCGGCATCAAAACGCTGCATCAGAAATTCCATTTCCCGATTTATGCCATCTATGGTTTCGTGCGCTGCGCCGACGAGATTGTAGATACGTTTCATGAACATAATAAAAAGGAATTGCTGCAGGAGTTTAAAGAGCAAACCTATAAAAGCATAGCTACCGGAATCAGCCTGAACCCGGTGCTGCATGCCTTTCAGTGCGTAGTAAATGAGTATAAGATTGATCTGGAATATATAGAGGCCTTTCTGAGAAGTATGGAAATGGACCTGGAAGAGCAGCAATACGACCACCAACTATACGACAACTATATTTATGGCTCTGCCGAGGTAGTAGGGCTGATGTGCCTGAAAGTGTTTTGCGAAGGCGACGATAAAATGTTTGAACGTCTGAAGGGACCAGCCTGTAGCCTGGGCTCTGCTTTCCAGAAAGTGAACTTCCTGCGCGACATGCAAAGCGACTACCTGGACCGTGGCCGGGTATACTTTCCGAAGGTAGAGTTTAAGCAATTCGACAACATCAGCAAGGCAGAGATTGAAGCCGATATCTGCAAAGATTTTGAAAACGCTTATAAAGGAATTATGGAATTGCCCCGCACAGCCCGCCTTGGCGTGTACCTGGCATACAAGTATTACCTGAAGCTTTTCTGCAAAATACAGAACCTGCCAGCAACCCACATTCTCACTGAACGCGTAAGAGTACCTGATAACACAAAGCTGGCGCTACTGGTCAGTTCATATCTCAGGTATCAACTAAATGCAATTTAA
- a CDS encoding phytoene desaturase family protein, which produces MSEKNVIVIGSGFSGLSAATSLANQGYQVTVLEKNSTPGGRARSFTAQGFTFDMGPSWYWMPDVFESYFGKFGKSTAAYYDLVRLDPSYTVVFGESDFVDVPASLDELKALFEKWEPGSAHQLDRFLEQAAYKYEVGIKQLVYKPGRSVTEFINLRLLLDVLRLDVFQSFHKHIRRFFSHPKIIKLMEFPILFLGALPENTPALYSLMNYADISLGTWYPMGGMHKIIEGMVQLAKEKGVTFRFNQDVQEIIVEHGEAKTIVTATDVFEAGVIVASADYHHVEKNLLPAQYQSYSDEYWDTRVMAPSSLIFYLGISKRMKNLQHHNLFFDEDFGPHANEIYTNPTWPTKPLFYVSAPSVTDPTVAPDGCENLFILIPVAPGLKDTEEVREKYYNLVLDRLEKLTNQEIRPFVNYKRSYAHNDFIQDYNAFKGNAYGLANTLLQTALLKPSLKSKKVKNLFYTGQLTVPGPGVPPSLISGLVVANEVAKEFKAPVIV; this is translated from the coding sequence ATGAGTGAGAAAAATGTAATTGTAATTGGGTCAGGTTTCTCCGGTTTATCCGCGGCTACCAGTTTGGCTAACCAGGGGTACCAAGTAACTGTGCTTGAAAAGAACAGTACGCCTGGTGGCCGCGCTCGTAGTTTTACTGCACAAGGTTTTACATTTGATATGGGCCCCAGCTGGTACTGGATGCCCGACGTGTTCGAATCTTACTTCGGGAAGTTTGGTAAAAGTACTGCAGCTTACTATGATCTGGTCAGGCTCGATCCGTCCTACACTGTAGTTTTCGGGGAGAGTGATTTTGTAGATGTACCTGCCTCATTAGATGAACTCAAAGCTCTTTTTGAGAAGTGGGAGCCGGGCAGCGCACATCAGCTGGATAGGTTTCTGGAGCAGGCCGCTTACAAATACGAAGTTGGTATTAAACAGCTGGTCTACAAGCCGGGCCGTTCCGTTACTGAATTTATAAACCTGCGTTTGTTGCTGGATGTACTCAGACTGGATGTTTTTCAGTCTTTCCATAAACACATCCGGCGTTTCTTTTCTCACCCGAAGATCATCAAACTGATGGAGTTCCCGATCCTTTTCCTGGGAGCTCTGCCTGAGAATACACCTGCCCTTTATAGTTTAATGAACTACGCTGATATCAGTCTGGGTACCTGGTACCCGATGGGTGGCATGCATAAAATAATAGAAGGCATGGTGCAGCTGGCGAAAGAGAAAGGGGTAACGTTCAGGTTTAACCAGGATGTGCAGGAAATTATAGTTGAACACGGTGAAGCTAAAACTATAGTTACGGCTACCGATGTGTTTGAAGCCGGAGTTATAGTTGCCAGCGCTGATTACCATCATGTAGAGAAGAACCTGTTGCCAGCGCAATACCAGAGCTATTCAGATGAGTACTGGGATACGCGGGTGATGGCGCCATCTTCTCTGATCTTTTACCTGGGCATCAGCAAACGAATGAAAAACCTGCAGCATCATAACCTGTTCTTTGATGAGGATTTCGGACCGCATGCGAATGAGATTTATACCAACCCGACGTGGCCGACAAAACCCTTGTTTTACGTATCAGCACCATCGGTAACAGACCCAACCGTTGCGCCTGATGGCTGTGAGAACCTGTTTATACTTATACCGGTGGCACCAGGATTGAAGGATACAGAAGAAGTTAGGGAAAAATACTATAACCTGGTTTTGGACAGGCTGGAGAAGCTGACGAACCAGGAGATACGCCCCTTCGTAAATTACAAACGCAGTTACGCACACAACGATTTTATACAAGATTACAATGCTTTTAAAGGCAATGCCTATGGTTTGGCTAACACCCTGCTGCAAACCGCATTGCTGAAACCAAGCCTTAAAAGCAAAAAAGTAAAGAACCTGTTTTATACCGGCCAGCTCACCGTTCCGGGTCCAGGGGTGCCGCCAAGTCTGATTTCGGGGCTGGTAGTAGCCAATGAAGTAGCAAAAGAATTTAAAGCACCTGTTATAGTTTAA